The Desulfonatronum thiosulfatophilum DNA segment GACAACTCCATAGAGCGCGGGGACCGCTATTCCCGCTTTCAGGGCGAGCTCTTTGGTCAGCAGCTTGTCGTCGACCAGCGGGTACTGTTTCCGCGGATTCAGTCGAGAGATCATCCGTGCGTTTCGCTCGTTCATTCCCACAATCCCGAGCTGCCGCAGTTCTCGCGGGGTGATGAACCAAGTCACGGACTGGCTTTGCCCGCAAGGGCGCGGAAGCGGATCAACTCGGAGAGACGGTAGCCCTTGTAGCGGCCAAGGAGCAGGGTCGCGGCCAGCACGATCAGAAGCAGCTCAGGGAACACGAAGATCAGGTGTTCAATGTACGGGTTGATCATCAGCAGATAGCTGATGATCGCGGTACCCATGCTGCCCCCCCCCTGACGGATCGCGTCAGCGGCGCCATTTTCCTCCCAGATGACGGACATCCGCTCGATGGTCATCGCCAGGATCACCATTGGGAACAGCGCGACGGCAAGTCCATGCTCAATACCGAGTTGGTGGCTGACGATGCTCAGTATCAGCATCAGAATCACCACAATGATCACCACCGCTGCGAGTCGCGGCACCAGCAGCAGTTTCAGGTGTTCGAGGTAGAAACGGATTGCGAGCCCCAGCGACACGATCAGCGTGAACAGGATCACGCCGCCGAGGAGCTCGGTTTCGCGAAATGACAGCGCGATCAACACCGGCATGAACGTTCCGAACGTCTGCACGCCGACCACGTTGCGCAGCAGTACGATGATCATCGCTCCGAGCGGAACCATCAGCAGCACGCGATACATATTCTGGGTCTGGACAGGAAGCCCGAGCAGGGAAAAGTCCGCGATGCGCGAATCCACCAGCTTTGCGCGCAACTGTGCGGCGTCCACCGCGCTTTGGAAGTTGCGGGTGACGGCAAAGCTGACTTGTGCGTTACGGGCGCGGCTCAGTTCCACAGGTTCCTGGTCGCCGTACCACCACACGAGGAAGTTGGCGGGATACCCTACGCTGCCGTCCGTGGGGCTGATCGGTACCCACTCCCGCGTGTTGTGAACCTCGAGCCAGGTCCGCGGCTGCAGGTCCCGGGACCGATCGGCCAAGTGCAGGCCGTGCGCCATCCGTGCCGGGATGCGGGCGC contains these protein-coding regions:
- a CDS encoding inactive transglutaminase family protein encodes the protein MKRLHLPLLILALAAASLGIFQHKARNYGFPVLPAQITDNWLVEARFAFEPTGGAVTARLLIPHQPPGFGLLDEHFVSRGYGLTTGLQGDNREAIWTTRSPSGRQVVYYRTTVSELKRSLRPQAEFPGPADLPRLEEPYASAANAIVQRIREHSADITSFATVLMRDMVQAPDEKISLFVSANSDDRERVRAAIQLLAGARIPARMAHGLHLADRSRDLQPRTWLEVHNTREWVPISPTDGSVGYPANFLVWWYGDQEPVELSRARNAQVSFAVTRNFQSAVDAAQLRAKLVDSRIADFSLLGLPVQTQNMYRVLLMVPLGAMIIVLLRNVVGVQTFGTFMPVLIALSFRETELLGGVILFTLIVSLGLAIRFYLEHLKLLLVPRLAAVVIIVVILMLILSIVSHQLGIEHGLAVALFPMVILAMTIERMSVIWEENGAADAIRQGGGSMGTAIISYLLMINPYIEHLIFVFPELLLIVLAATLLLGRYKGYRLSELIRFRALAGKASP